Below is a window of Perca fluviatilis chromosome 14, GENO_Pfluv_1.0, whole genome shotgun sequence DNA.
AATGTGAAAAATCCAATCTACTCTGAAGAACTACTAGTTTCCTAGAAAGACTGTGCTCTTtacacatttaatttaatgatCCAAAGTCAGACAATACCTTCTTTCTGTCTGGAGACAGGACCAGCCAGCCTGAAGCAGTCTCAGGATCCACAGTGACATTGACTGCAGaaacgaagaagaaaaacagtgaGTCAGGTAATAAAAAGGGGAACTAACCAAGGTTAAACTAGTTTATAGAAATAAGCAGTGGATGTGTGATTGTGAACATACCTGCATATTGATCCATCTTGTCTGTTTCTGCAAAAAGGTAGAAGTAAAAGGTGATTTTTAAGCACTGATTTTCACAACAATCTTTAGTCATTTTGAGATGTAGATAATCATTTTCTGCCAAAAGATGTACCGACCTTCTGCAGACAGTTTGTTGGCAAGTTCCTGGCAGATGTCTCCAAGCTTGGAGACGGCTCTCATCACCACCCCCATGCAGTTATCTGAGTGGACTGCAACCTCAGACCACTCTCTAGTATGAGGGAGTCGTCTTAGAGACGGGAAACTCTAAAGATGGGGAAGGATGCACAGGTTTCTCATGAGTACAGTTCTTAAAATGCTGATTCAGATCAGTATAAATGCAGTGGAGGTATCTAACCTGTACGAGGTGAACAGGGTTCCGAGTGTGCTCCAGGTGCTGCAGCTCGCTGCTCCTCATCTGCAGATCATTGAgttcctcctccagctcctggAACAGCTCCTCAGCTCTCCTCTCAGCTTCTTGCTGCCTCTTCTCCAGCTCCTCGACCAGCCCGGCATGCTGTCTCTCGATGGCGCTTATCAGCATGCTGCAGATCTGAGCGCTGCTCTCTATTTCCCTCTCTGTGATTTCCTGGTAATAGAAacatttaatgaattaattgaatttacagataaaaacagacaaacttgGCCAGTTagctttttttgaaaatgcatcCAAACAATAACTTACTCTGCTTACAGACACAGAATTTTGTATTTCCTTCACTTTTCTCAGTCTGGTGTGGATCATTGGTTGAATGGTGGATATCATCTCTCTCAAACGAATCTGcaaaaggtaaaaacaaatatacaattTTGAAtaatgatgcaaaaaaaaaaaaaaaagtttcaaagtCTTAAATGTTGACGGAGTTATTTTTCCCACttaacaaaatacagaaacaggTTTCTATATTCGTACAAAAGAAGGAAAGTTGGCTCATTTAAGGCTAAGTTTAAAGGAAGTTAATGAAATAAACGTTTCCTCACCTTGACCCTCTTGTTCTCCTCCTCCATGGGGACGGtcttgtggtgtttgtgtgcccTCTCTGTGCATTGAACACAAACAGGCTTATGGTCCTTCTTGCAGAACATTGTCAGCGGCTCATGGTGCTTTCTGCAGAGGTGACTGGTGGCGAAGGTGGCCGGATCAGTAAGTTGGTGTCTGTGCAGCGCTGGATCCCTCAGGTGTGGTGTGAGGTGAAGTTCACAATAAGACGCCTGGCACACGAGGCACGACTTGACTGATGGAGACTTGACTGATGGAGACTTGTCTCCATGGCAGATGTCACAGGGAATCTCTTCAGGCTCGAAAAGTGGGATTGGGGAAGTTTTCCTGCTTCCCACACCGTCAACATTCTCCTCCTGAGACCttttgattcaaattaaacatgttaattctcaattttatatatttagctTTTTATGTCTTTGTAAGCCTCTTAAGAAACCAACCTTTTATATAATTCAATGATTTGTTCATATCCTTGGTTGATCCTGAGTTGTGGACGCTTTCTGAATGTCTCTTTGCACAGCGGACACTCAGCCTTGGTCTTAGTGTCCCAGAAGCCGTCGATGCAGTCCAGGCAGAAGGTGTGTCCACATGGGATGGTGGCAGGCTTGGTGTAGATGTCCAGACAGATGCAGCAATTGAACTGCTCCTTAAACGGCTCATCAAGCGCCAAAATTGTTActgaagaaaaagaacaaattaTAGTACTTAAACGTTCATGTCGGAGTGAAATGTTTGCACACAGTGTAATATTGGGCACAGGAAGATTTCATCACTAAATAAAACGATATTTTGAAAGTTTACCAAGGAATGCACCATACTCTAAAATTTTTCATAATTGTGCCAAATTATTCCTTGTAGCCTGCAAGACAGACGTTAGAAAA
It encodes the following:
- the LOC120573066 gene encoding E3 ubiquitin-protein ligase TRIM39-like; this encodes MTTQTTVTILALDEPFKEQFNCCICLDIYTKPATIPCGHTFCLDCIDGFWDTKTKAECPLCKETFRKRPQLRINQGYEQIIELYKRSQEENVDGVGSRKTSPIPLFEPEEIPCDICHGDKSPSVKSPSVKSCLVCQASYCELHLTPHLRDPALHRHQLTDPATFATSHLCRKHHEPLTMFCKKDHKPVCVQCTERAHKHHKTVPMEEENKRVKIRLREMISTIQPMIHTRLRKVKEIQNSVSVSREITEREIESSAQICSMLISAIERQHAGLVEELEKRQQEAERRAEELFQELEEELNDLQMRSSELQHLEHTRNPVHLVQSFPSLRRLPHTREWSEVAVHSDNCMGVVMRAVSKLGDICQELANKLSAEETDKMDQYAVNVTVDPETASGWLVLSPDRKKVRVSSKKNNSPLPDSPQRFDSCVCVLGKQSFASGRRYWVVEVGDKTDWDLGVARESINRKGAITVRPDSGYWAICRRKGSSLSACAGPSVALHLQETPKKVGVFLDYEEGSVSFYDAEGKTHIYTYSGCDFTELLYPYFNPCVQEDGKNTAPLIICPVDGGVRE